A segment of the Elaeis guineensis isolate ETL-2024a chromosome 6, EG11, whole genome shotgun sequence genome:
GTGAAAATTGGATAGGCTCACCTGAACCTATGTGCCCAATGTGTTCATTGGATGAGGGTTATAAATTTGGATGATTATCTGGATCATTTTTGCATGAATAAGTTCATCAAGAACAGGGTGATGATTTAGAAGggtgatttattaataaatttttcatgatattttcaAGCAACATGATTAGTTTGATTATCTATTTTTGGAGTGAACTTTTTtccattaaaaataataaaaaataaatcttttttatttaaaaattttaaacaaacaTGGATAACAGCGTATTTTTTTACCTTTTTGGATGATGTTTTGATTTATTATTCGATGGTATAAGATACATACGATAAATTTactctaaccaataatttctccgtAGCCCCTCAAAAGCCCACTCGAGATCAGACATGTTGAATAGTATgaaaattggattaggatcaaccTAAACCTATGTGCTCAATGTGCTCCTTTGGATCATTTTTGTATAAATAAGTTCATCAAGAATAAGGTAATGATTTAGAAgtctgatttattaataaatttttcatgatattttcaAGCAACACTCGATTATTTTGATCATCTGTGTTTGGAGGTCGTGATGTTCCTGTATTTATTTGTACATAAtggatatattaattttaaattatctgtaatattttgattttgattttaaaattttaactaaatgagCTCTTCATAGCTAttagttgattattttattttaattttattgctGCGAGGTTCAAAATATGAGACGGGTAGATTAGACGAAGTTAAGCTGGAGGTTGGTTGCAGTCCAATCTAGAACATCTTTAAGAAATCCTACAAACTAAGTCAAAAATTGGTACGGATCCTTCGGTTCTTGAATGTTTAAGTCAGTCTTGAGTTTAAGAATAGATAGTGAAAAAGAGTAAGAGAGCAAGAGGATTTGTGTGGAACTAGAGAGATTGGATTTTGTATGAACTAGAGTTCTTGTTCAAGAACCGATAAAATTTTTACTGACAGAGTCTCATTCTATTTTGAGCTTAGAATTTACCATTAGAAGATTCACAACCCTTATTTATAAAGGGGCTGAAGAGCCCGTTacagagtttgttaggccattagaaGAGTTTGTTAGGCGGTTAAAATCAGCTGTAAGTGAGCTATAGTATAGCTGTACGTAATAGCTGAAAGTGAGATCATACTTAGCTGTATCCATCAGCTGTCTATGAGATCGTGGCTAGCTATCCATGTGGCGAATGAGCTGGAATACAACTGAAAGGCAGTTACGACTAAGCTAGATAGCTGCCAGATAACCATCCGTACTTCTGATGGTATATCGGTAATAGATCGATGTGGAATGACTGATATCAATAAATATCTGAACTGGACATCATGCCTTTGGTGTCGATAATTAGGTCGGCTGACAGCTGAGGTGAGTATCTTGCTTACTAATAGTTCTGGACAGCCAATTTAATAGATAATACTGAAAAGTCAGATCGGTCAGATGTCGGTATAACTTGAGAGAACATTTACGTCAGACAATAATTTGTTGCCATGCGTTCAGATAATGATAGGATCGAACTTATAATGAGCTCAGCTTTCAGTCTGCTGATGAGATGGACCTCCTGACGAGGTCCACAGTCAAGTTTTATATTGGTATTCtagttaatacaaaatttatgagTTTTGAAGACATCAGCTGAGATAATATAACctctataataaatttaaataaaacatCTCACCTCCTTGTACGAAGCAAAACTTGAAGACATGATATATCACTTTGACATCAAACCCATATACGACAGATGGATGCCCACAAGAAGGCTCAGTTATCAATGAAGAAGGCCTCATTAGTAAAATACCAACAAACATTGAATCCACTAATCACTAGATAATAATTTCATTCCACATATCTATGGCATAACTTTTCAACAAGTCTTGTAACAGACACAACGAGAATGAAGTCCAATGAAGAATTTATATTCATCACCTGATTTGAAGCCCTCTTTTCTACAGTCTTGAGCACATTTGCTATCCTTGAAGCAATAGTTCTCATAACTTTTTATTGAAAACTAGGcacacctttttttttcttggttacAACATAGGTTGGCTCCACTACTGGAATTGAAACAAAACTGAGTTATATATACCCTCACTTATAATAATTTTTGATCCATAGGATCTTGCATCCATGTGGCTAGCTATAATAGGGAATTACTAGTGGAAAGTCGCCTAACCATATATGGAACTGAAGTGAATAAAGAAAAAATGTGGACACACATACTCCATGTCGTCAGCTAATGTTGTAACTCTATTTCCCTTTATTCTACTAATACATGATGCTATAAGCCTTATTGATGAACGCTTCCCTACATGTTAAATATAAAGAATTACGGAAGTATTTTATTGACTAAATTAcacaaaaatattatattttcatcTATTTTCTATTGAGATTGGCAGGAACCGAACGCTGTATGCAAATGCTCCTTGCAAATTTTAGTGGTGGATGTGTGTATATGTTACAATTGCTAAAGTTATTGTGCATAACCATTAGATGCACTAGTCTCTAATACTTAGTGATCCaacaaaaaattatcctataaaatTAACTTGAAGAATTTAGGTTCAATTAGTTTTTGTAATTGCTACGGTCAATATTGATGATATATCTTCAAAATTCTAGGGGTTCAAGTTAAAAAATTGGTCAAGGCAAAAATGGAATGATTTTACCCTCCTAGTAATGGAACGATTATAAGGGAAGATGAGGCTCTAGTGACATGTAAACTCAACATTAATTTATATTTGGATGAAAAGAACTGATTGATGTTGTTTTCATTTTGGCAAGGGAGCCAACTACCTATGTTGAAGCAAAGGTATGCCAAAGTTTTCCACAATTGTTATTAAGGAATTTGCTTCAAGGATTATTACTCTGGAGGGGAGTTACAGAGCTACTTGCAAGTTGTTTAAAAGACCATATCTTCATTGCATTGCTAAAAACCCTGCTAAAGGGGTTAAGGCACATAAATCTGTCTTGTTACTTCCTCTACTCAAGGAAATTTAACCTTTTATTGTTATAGTGATTATTACATTAACCACTGTACGTCATTTTACTAATAACATCCTCTTTCATGGATAACTGAGTTTCTTTGAGGCTTCCATTCATTTTAAAAGTAGTTTATTTCAATCtcaaaagttattttgacattttgCTGGGTTGTTTTGATATTCCATAGTTGACCATTTTCTAACATTATctaagaaaaattctttgtgcaccgtagatggtgtagaaaatctgatatgGAGTGCATTATTTGTCCAATTGATCTACATAGTCACTGTTTTTCAATGTACATTTAATATCTATAACTTtactttatgatttaaaattttgaatgacgaaaatattctgttctttgaaaaaattatgacattctatatccatattatgacttTCTGTGTCCAAAAAGTATCATAATataacgcaggatgtcataatatgcatatgatgtcataattttttctaaagaacagaagtattttcattatttaaaatttttaaatgaaaaataaagctgcaggcattaaatgcatattagaaagagttggacaaaaatatcctttccatattatgatatcctggatcatattatgacatcttggtccatattatgacatcttgcaagaagtcataatttaacgcaggatgtcataatatgcatagTATGTCATAATTTTCTGAGCTATATTATGGCATCCTGTATATATGAAGTTATAATatgtcacaggatgtcataattttttttcaaaaataagagtattttatcatataaaatttttaaataaaaaaatagaatgatagatattaaatatatattataaaataataattatataaataattatataaaataatatattttatatcaaattttttatatcatctacagtgcacaaagaatttctctcccaTCAAAACAACCATAAGATATTCCCGAAGTATAACTTAGCATTGTTTGGGCCACATCTATCCATAGCCCAAATGACGCCCAAGTACATACTTCAACACTGACGCACAGCTGTTTGCGGTTTTAGAGAAGGTTGGGACCCGAACGAGCGGCAGCCACCAGCCTACACAAACCGCCAGCCAATTAACGCCAGAAATGGCAGGTTCACCATCACTTCTCCTACCCCCCTCCTAAACCCGAACATTAGCCCTAATTACTTGCTCCCATACTCCCGAGAAGATGAGCTCTCTCCTTAGGTCCGGTCACCGTCTCCTTTCCTCAAAACCCCCGATCTCGACCCCTATTCTCCGTCGCTTCTCCCTCCCGGTGAAGAAGGAGGACGCCGACGAGGGAGGGGAGCCAGAGGTGTTCGACCAGCGGAAGCTCCCCGCCGACTTCGACCCCGCCACCTTCGACCCAGCGAACGCCCGAAGCCCTCCCTCCGACCGCGTCTGGCGCCTCGTCGACGATGTCTCCGCCCTCACCCTAGCTGAGGTCGCCGAACTCTCCTCCATCCTCGTGCGGAAGATGGGCCTGAAGAATCCTCCGATCATCGGCGTCTTGAACGCCGGCGCCGGTGGGCCCGGGCCCGCCGCCGCCGGGGTGGCGGGGGCGCTGGGGACGGAGGAGAAGAAGCAGGAGAAGACGGTGTTCGAGCTGAGGCTGGACTCGTTCGACGCCGCCGCTAAGATCAAGGTGATCAAGGAGGTGAGGGGGTTCACGGATTTGGGGCTGAAGGAGGCCAAGGACTTGGTGGAGAAGACGCCGACTATTATCAAGAGAGGCGTCTCAAAGGAGGAGGGAGAGCAGATCATTGAGAAGATGAAGGCCGTTGGAGCAAAGGTCGTGATGGAGTGATGAAGAAAGAGAGGTATTCTTGCTACAGTTACTATAACTTGTTCATTGTGATTTAACCCTTGTGGATGTGGATACAAATTGAATCACAAGTTTGGATTTTTACATTATATGTTGTTAAATTAGGCGAGGTTGAGCAAAAGGAAGTCTTTGGGCGCAAAAAAGATGCAAGGAGGTATGGGAAAGATCTCTGCTACTTGTTTCTTGAGCAGATGTTTGTTCCAGAATGATTTTGGAGCCAAGATGTGTGTAGTTGAGAAAGAATTTTCCAAGGGGATGCTTATTCTTCACTCTTGCATTTAAGAGAGCAATCTTGGGTCAGTTTTGCCTGTGCTTTCTCATCTGTCACCTTGATGACATAGTTCTCATGTAGTCTTTAGTGAAAAGGTAAATAAGCTAAGAAGTTGATTAAACTTTTCACATGTTACTTTGATTCACAGGCTTAATGCACCATTTTGGAATAAATCCTGATACCATCATGTGTATGCATCATCTTTTGGTTTTCTGTTTTACTTCAGTGATACTGTTATGCTCCAGAAATATGGTTGCAATATAGGGGCAGTTGGAATACTACATAGTGCATGGGAAGTATGCTACGATTAGCTAGAAGATGATGGGAAGGGAAAAGAGGGGGATGTAGCAGTCTAGCAGAAGTGGAGAGGAGGTGGAGGAGGGGGAGAGAAAGTGGGTTGCTGCATAATGATTGACTAGCTAGGAAGCATAGATACTGGTACGTGGTACGGGTATTTTATGGTACGGATACGCCGATACGGCAAAAATTGAAAAAACCACGATACAGTATggctagatattttatatttttattaatatttgaatatatataatatttcaatattaataaaaatatataaaaaaataaaattatatttataatattcaaatattaataaaattaagttctcaAATCTCAACTAACTTTttaagtatcatcataaaaaataaacaatATTTGCAATTAACGAAAAAAAAATAGTAGTCTAAATAAGTAGAAGAAATTAAAATAGTAAGTCTTGATAATCAATGATAATAGTTCAGCTGCTTTATTgtctgcatcatcagtaaaaagcTTCTTCTCCACATCTGGTTCATGAAGGGACAAACTTGCAATGTCAAGAATACAGAGACAGGAGTACCGGTGCCGCACCGGAAATGTATCCAATGCTGGTACACGCCTGAAATAGGAATACTGGTGCTTCATAGTTGACTAGCATTTTCTTTTGGTCCAACATATTGCTCAGGCTACTCATGCGGGCCTCCTGGGCCTTTGTGAGCACCCAGGCAATTGTAAGCAGCAACATCAACTGCTTGATAGTGATAATGTAACTAATAATTTGCTCATAACTTGATGCCCCATTTCTGAATTTCATCTTGGTTGCTGCATAGTCCTATTTATTAGAATTAACTGCTCGATCTTTGTATTTGTTAGCACCTGCTTGTTATTGCTTGCTAAAGTTTACTAACTGCCTTATTCAAATCAAGTCTGTGATTGATTTATATGCCTTATTATTCATGAGATTCAAGTTATGTGACAGGCAAACTCAGAGGTTTATGTCGTGacatttttctttttgataatgaatATGTTATGCAGATGTCCTTTGTTGCTTAAGAAATTAACATTgggcatatttttttaatttcaattcttCCATTTATGAATATTTTCAGAACTTCCTCTTTTAATTATATAATGAGCTAGTATGAGGGGGTAGGACATGAAGTGCATTTCATAGAAATCTGACTTTAAAAAAGTCAAGACCACGACCAGAAGAAATTGATTATGGGGAACTAAATGTTATTGTTATCGTAAGTATAACTACAACTGACAAGTCTCATCCAGTATTTGGAGTTTTGCTATATCAATCATGCTTCGGTAATCACTGTGGTTTATGGACTGCTCTGCATATCGTGAAGATCCTCTTATAACTTACATCCGTGAGTTGGTGTCCAGACTCAACCTAAATTGTCGTAAAACATAAAATGCAATCAATTGTATCCACTAGCAAGTGCGTAAGAACAAATAGTGGAAAACAGAAAGAAGATAAGAGAAGGAATATAGAGTAATGAATGAAGAGAGCCTTTGGATGCCTTGATCTCTAGTGCCTGCTTAGTTTCCACTTAGCATGAAGGCATTG
Coding sequences within it:
- the LOC105047069 gene encoding uncharacterized protein, which codes for MSSLLRSGHRLLSSKPPISTPILRRFSLPVKKEDADEGGEPEVFDQRKLPADFDPATFDPANARSPPSDRVWRLVDDVSALTLAEVAELSSILVRKMGLKNPPIIGVLNAGAGGPGPAAAGVAGALGTEEKKQEKTVFELRLDSFDAAAKIKVIKEVRGFTDLGLKEAKDLVEKTPTIIKRGVSKEEGEQIIEKMKAVGAKVVME